The proteins below come from a single Takifugu flavidus isolate HTHZ2018 chromosome 6, ASM371156v2, whole genome shotgun sequence genomic window:
- the zgc:174863 gene encoding butyrophilin-like protein 10 isoform X2, whose protein sequence is MSFLGVLFIFVAIGGPVGHAGSFISLHCSPEVNAQYGQTSVLGCKISISKELKDPRITWLSWTKEGVEEPLLYYKEGKLKAEPGYSFASPSWSTSMDVSLRIANTTLQHEGEYTCGVTVNTVNGEKTSSLIVTAKYGTPTITSRPKKITLNSGGTLECRASGGYPEGQIRWFDENGKEKTDDAKMFATPMDGGLFQLSSRLRLQKRSISSKYNCTVFNASGGLDGEVTCDFTCEGTCEVKCGPTTGEHKSPEKEPQPAAYKIVTPLVVIGSCIVGLLLALLVCRRRTQQRQNCCHHQTYEAAEEVDVSEEDEEAAVED, encoded by the exons ATGTCCTTCCTTGGCGTCCTCTTCATCTTCGTAGCCATTGGTGGCCCCGTGGGACACGCAGGAT cttttATTAGCCTGCACTGCAGCCCTGAAGTAAACGCACAGTACGGACAGACGTCTGTGCTGGGGTGCAAGATCAGCATCTCCAAAGAGCTGAAAGACCCCAGGATCACCTGGTTATCGTGGACGAAGGAGGGTGTCGAAGAGCCTTTATTGTATTATAAAGAAGGAAAATTGAAAGCCGAGCCGGGATATTCCTTCGCTTCGCCTTCCTGGAGCACCAGCATGGACGTGTCCCTGCGCATCGCCAACACCACCCTGCAGCATGAGGGGGAGTACACGTGTGGCGTCACGGTGAACACTGTCAATGGAGAAAAGACGAGCAGCCTTATAGTCACTG ctAAATACGGAACGCCGACCATCACCTCCAGACCGAAGAAAATAACCCTTAATTCAGGCGGCACCCTGGAGTGCCGCGCCAGCGGCGGCTACCCGGAGGGCCAAATTCGCTGGTTTGATGAGAATGGAAAGGAGAAGACAGATGATGCCAAAATGTTTGCAACGCCGATGGACGGGGGACTATTTCAGCTCTCCAGCAGGCTGAGGTTGCAAAAAAGATCCATCTCCTCCAAGTATAACTGCACCGTGTTCAACGCCAGCGGCGGACTAGACGGAGAAGTCACATGTGACTTCACATGTGAAGGCACATGTGAAGTCAAATGTGGGCCTACAACGGGAG AACACAAATCGCCAGAAAAAGAGCCGCAGCCTGCAGCTTACAAAATCGTGACTCCGCTGGTGGTGATCGGCTCCTGCATTGTGGGACTGCTGCTGGCGCTGCTGGTGTGCCGGCGGAGGACCCAGCAGAGACAAA ACTGTTGTCATCATCAGACATACGAGGCAGCGGAAGAAG TTGATGTTagcgaggaagacgaggaggcgGCAGTG GAGGATTAA
- the jpt1a gene encoding jupiter microtubule associated homolog 1a has product MTTTTTYQGLEPGSKSSSRVLRPPGGGSNISLGADEEKPPVRKNKMASSVFAEPEDPYANRRNNPPGGKPSGVLCGESSAPLRRGGNPTLNHAADTPVTDGESSAQNVENSVEPESVPGQPEEAPPAEDSAPGLPGGRRNPPGGKSSLILG; this is encoded by the exons atgacGACGACCACGACATACCAAGGCTTGGAGCCCGGCTCTAAAAGCAGTTCCAG GGTTTTGCGCCCTCCTGGCGGTGGCTCCAATATCTCACTGGGTGCCGATGAGGAGAAGCCTCCTGTCCGGAAAAACAAGATGGCCTCCAGTGTCTTCGCCGAGCCAGAGGACCCCTATGCCAATCGTAGAAACAACCCTCCAG GTGGGAAGCCCTCCGGAGTGCTCTGCGGTGAGTCGTCCGCCCCCCTGAGGAGAGGTGGGAATCCCACCCTCAACCACGCGGCAGACACCCCCGTCACT GATGGAGAGAGTTCGGCTCAGAATGTCG AAAACAGCGTTGAGCCCGAAAGTGTCCCAGGACAGCCGGAGGAGGCTCCTCCGGCCGAGGATTCAGCTCCAGGTCTCCCGGGCGGCCGCAGGAATCCCCCCGGGGGCAAATCCAGCCTCATCCTCGGCTGA
- the zgc:174863 gene encoding butyrophilin-like protein 10 isoform X1 gives MTGRKRRSGFILSSRAWLLLRVSMSFLGVLFIFVAIGGPVGHAGSFISLHCSPEVNAQYGQTSVLGCKISISKELKDPRITWLSWTKEGVEEPLLYYKEGKLKAEPGYSFASPSWSTSMDVSLRIANTTLQHEGEYTCGVTVNTVNGEKTSSLIVTAKYGTPTITSRPKKITLNSGGTLECRASGGYPEGQIRWFDENGKEKTDDAKMFATPMDGGLFQLSSRLRLQKRSISSKYNCTVFNASGGLDGEVTCDFTCEGTCEVKCGPTTGEHKSPEKEPQPAAYKIVTPLVVIGSCIVGLLLALLVCRRRTQQRQNCCHHQTYEAAEEVDVSEEDEEAAVED, from the exons ATGACGggtaggaagaggaggagtgg ATTTATTCTCAGTTCTCGCGCCTGGTTATTGCTTCGAGTCAGCATGTCCTTCCTTGGCGTCCTCTTCATCTTCGTAGCCATTGGTGGCCCCGTGGGACACGCAGGAT cttttATTAGCCTGCACTGCAGCCCTGAAGTAAACGCACAGTACGGACAGACGTCTGTGCTGGGGTGCAAGATCAGCATCTCCAAAGAGCTGAAAGACCCCAGGATCACCTGGTTATCGTGGACGAAGGAGGGTGTCGAAGAGCCTTTATTGTATTATAAAGAAGGAAAATTGAAAGCCGAGCCGGGATATTCCTTCGCTTCGCCTTCCTGGAGCACCAGCATGGACGTGTCCCTGCGCATCGCCAACACCACCCTGCAGCATGAGGGGGAGTACACGTGTGGCGTCACGGTGAACACTGTCAATGGAGAAAAGACGAGCAGCCTTATAGTCACTG ctAAATACGGAACGCCGACCATCACCTCCAGACCGAAGAAAATAACCCTTAATTCAGGCGGCACCCTGGAGTGCCGCGCCAGCGGCGGCTACCCGGAGGGCCAAATTCGCTGGTTTGATGAGAATGGAAAGGAGAAGACAGATGATGCCAAAATGTTTGCAACGCCGATGGACGGGGGACTATTTCAGCTCTCCAGCAGGCTGAGGTTGCAAAAAAGATCCATCTCCTCCAAGTATAACTGCACCGTGTTCAACGCCAGCGGCGGACTAGACGGAGAAGTCACATGTGACTTCACATGTGAAGGCACATGTGAAGTCAAATGTGGGCCTACAACGGGAG AACACAAATCGCCAGAAAAAGAGCCGCAGCCTGCAGCTTACAAAATCGTGACTCCGCTGGTGGTGATCGGCTCCTGCATTGTGGGACTGCTGCTGGCGCTGCTGGTGTGCCGGCGGAGGACCCAGCAGAGACAAA ACTGTTGTCATCATCAGACATACGAGGCAGCGGAAGAAG TTGATGTTagcgaggaagacgaggaggcgGCAGTG GAGGATTAA
- the gga3a gene encoding ADP-ribosylation factor-binding protein GGA3a isoform X3, with translation MLKLQGVVLADPEVPLDAALVPPPSPPSINPVFSDEKKSKRLAELLKSKKPEDLQEANRFIKTMVKEDEVRMQKASKQKNTLEAADRCVNLLNEMLAHFSPEGSTDGDKELLKELYDDCDKLRQTVIHLATESEDNDSSLGDILQASDHLSHAINSYEKIVDRKMERTPQKRARKGPSCTQSSDILIDLLDVDVQSVSQTQQQTPASSTSPPTDLWGLSATEPHLSGHSAPSAAPSLLDDEPLSLRFLDIPAARNPAHVNQSNHIPTSQALPASNQDVDLLDLSSSVPACSSPLLFADVHAGPPVPPPQLFSSPGVSHTTSASLNQILQDLDLLDLGSSTAITTTPLPLIRDTQAASTAPSAKTHEDFCTLLHPTATSNLPLIQPTSFSGQETSLSDVFVPLSDIKPSQMRPVMACDRNGIRFLLHFATDCPAGRPDVLVIVASILSTAPLPVRDVVLQAAVPKMMKVRLQQPSGRELAPFNPIHPPAAITQVMLLANPLKVKVRLRYKLTFTLGAQSCTEVGEVNEFPTADTLGALPDNSESPKTGFEGGCQGQRLVLMNDNTWNCNH, from the exons TTCCCCGCCATCAATCAATCCTGTGTTTTCTGATGAGAAAAAGAGCAAG AGATTAGCCGAGCTCCTGAAGAGCAAAAAGCCTGAAGATCTGCAGGAGGCCAACAGGTTCATCAAAACCATGGTCAAAGAG GATGAGGTGAGAATGCAGAAGGCAtctaaacaaaaaaacacccttGAAGCCGCTGACAGATGCGTCAATCTTCTCAATGAGATGCTTGCACATTTTAGCCCAGAGGGGTCCACTGACGGAGacaaggagctgcttaag GAGCTGTATGATGATTGTGACAAGCTGAGGCAAACAGTGATTCACCTGGCGACTGAGAGTGAAGATAATGACAGCAGCTTGG GCGACATCCTGCAGGCAAGTGACCACCTCTCCCATGCCATTAATTCCTATGAGAAGATCGTGGATAGAAAAATGGAAAGGACACCACAAAAACGGGCAAGAAAAG GGCCCAGCTGCACGCAGAGCTCTGACATCCTGATCGACCTGCTGGATGTGGACGTCCAAAGCGTCTCACAAACTCAGCAGCAAACTCCAGCATCCTCAACATCTCCCCCCACGGACCTGTGGGGGCTTTCTGCCACTGAGCCTCACCTTTCTggccacagcgccccctctgcTGCACCCTCCCTGCTGGACGACGAGCCGCTGTCTTTAA GATTCCTGGATATTCCTGCTGCACGTAACCCAGCACATGTCAACCAAAGCAATCATATTCCAACTTCACAG gcGTTACCAGCATCTAATCAAGACGTGGACCTTTTGGACCTCTCATCTTCGGTTCCTGCTTGTTCTTCACCTTTACTTTTCGCAGATGTTCATGCAGGCCCCCCTGTCCCTCCGCCAcagctcttctcttctcctggagTATCTCACACCACCTCGGCCTCTTTAAATCAAATACTGCAAGACCTTGATTTGTTGGATCTGGGCAGTTCCACAGC cATCACCACGACACCCCTCCCACTCATCAGGGACACACAGGCAGCATCTACAGCCCCATCTGCCAAGACTCACGAAGATTTCTGCACTCTGCTCCACCCGACAGCCACCTCCAACCTCCCTCTAATCCAGCCTACCTCCTTCTCGGGACAAGAGACGTCCCTCAGTGATGTCTTTGTCCCTTTGAGTGACATCAAGCCAA GTCAAATGCGTCCCGTGATGGCGTGCGACAGAAACGGGATCCGCTTTCTCCTGCATTTCGCCACCGACTGTCCAGCAGGCAGACCAGATGTTCTGGTGATAGTAGCATCTATACTTAGTACAGCCCCCCTGCCTGTGAGGGACGTGGTCCTGCAGGCTGCGGTGCCCAAG ATGATGAAAGTGAGACTGCAACAGCCCTCGGGTAGAGAGCTGGCTCCTTTTAATCCCATCCACCCCCCTGCTGCCATCACACAGGTCATGCTACTTGCTAATCCTCTAAAG GTAAAAGTTCGGCTGAGGTACAAACTCACGTTCACTCTGGGAGCACAGTCATGCACAGAGGTCGGAGAGGTGAATGAATTCCCGACTGCTGACACTTTGGGCGCACTACCGGACAATTCCGAAAGTCCTAAAACTGGTTTTGAAGGAGGTTGCCAAGGTCAACGTTTAGTTCTGATGAATGACAACACATGGAACTGTAACCACTGA